In Chondrinema litorale, the DNA window AGGAACCCATCAAGGAGAATTTGCAGGTTACGCTCCAACAGGAATGAAAGTGACTTGGGAAACAATGGTAATTTCTGAATATGATGAAGATGGAATGGTAGCTAAAGAATGGGGTGTAAGCAATATTATTGAAGTATTGCAAAAACAACGTGGTGAAGAAATTGCCAAAGAGTAGTTTGAGTAAAATGAGCAGCAATAGAATAGCTTATTGTGTTTATAAAATGCTATTCTATTGCTTTTAAAATGAAATTTATATCTGATCTATAGATATTATTACGAAATCTTTTTTAGGGTTTTAGATTTTAGTTTAAGCACAAGTGCAATGTTAGCATTTACATCTAATTAGTCGATGCAGGTGGTAATTCGCGTAGTTGCGCAACTACTATGCTTATAATATTCATGAAGGTTTTTCTTCTAGCTGTAACACTAGATAGTATTCCGATTGTTAAACACTTGGCATTTTTGTAATTTGATGTATCAAATTATAAAAACGATATATCTTAACACTATGAAAATGAATAAAATATATCATGTTTTAATACTGTTGCTCTTTTGTGCCCAAACATCTGCTTCCCAAGATATAATTACGATAAAAGGAAGGGTTCAAGATAATGGGGAGCCCTTGGCAAATGTAGCATGTTTTCTAAAAAACAATAACTATATAGGTGATCTTACTGACAAAGAAGGTCATTTTTCTCTCATACTCCCGAAAGTGCTTCTCTATGATTCCCTGGTCATATCCTGTATGGGGTTTGATAAACAGGTGTTGCCACTTACCTCAATAGCGATACAGGATGGATCGATAAATATCTCACTGATTCCGACGACTACGCTGCTACCAGAAGTAGTAATACGGTCAGACGAGGACATGCTAAAAGAGCTCATGCTAAGTGCTTTCTCCAAAATAGCTAAAAACTACCCTAAAAAGGCACACCAGCTAGAAGGGTTCTATCGGAAGGTCTCGACAAGAGACCACCAGTTTACCCATTTGCAAGAGGCGAGTATTACTATTCAGGACAAGGGATACCATACCGACCCTTCTGGCTCCAAAATAAGGATCAACGAGTTCCGCCAGTCCCAAGAATGGGACGAGCGTGATAGCCTTTTGGAGATATACATCGATAAGTCTGCCGAGGCATTAGTGGAAAAGTTCAATGTGCCCATACACCCCATGAAAAAAATATATGAACAGTCTTACCTCCGGATGTTCAAGCAACCATCAACCCATTTTAACTTGGCATCTTTCAAGAAATATATAGACCAGTATCAATGTGAGTTGGTCGACCTCATTGTAACGGAGGGGGACACTGTCTACCAAATAGCATTCCGGTCAGTACAATCCCCATTGCCATTGAACAACACTACATATGTGAAAATAAATGCAAAAGACCTTGCTATAGTCGAGTACCAATTTAATCATTGGGGTGGGGAATGGTCGCAATTGGTGAAGTTCAAAAAATTCGACGGGCGCTATTACCCCCAAATGATACAGACTACCCAGCCGCGCATAATTGACCGGGACATACACTTGGAACGCATGGATATTGAGACCATTTGGTTTGATTCTCCAAAGACAAAAACCTTCCAAAAAATCAAATCAAATGCGGCTATTGACAGGACTAAAACCCCAGTTCAATTGGAAGAACCGTATGCCCCTGATTTTTGGAGCAAGTACAAAATACATCAAGAGCATCCTTTGGAGCAAGGTGTAAAAAAAAGCTTGGAGATGCATCGCTCTCTCGATGACCAATTCAAATCACCCAAAAGTCCCCATGCCAAGTATGAAAACTAGTGATATAACAAAACTGCTTCTTATTTTGCTCATGCCAATAATGGTAATGAGCTGCAAAGACGGTCAGACAAGGAACGAGGGCAAGATCGTTCTGACATTTGAAAACCCTTCAAAAAAAAAGATCCTCCTAACATATATCGATGACTGGTCTATTCCACATAAAATGGCCGTTCAAGACATAACAAACCAAATAAAGATACCAACCTTGAGGCCTTACCTAGATATAAGTCTACAAGACAAGTCAGGCCTCACTTCCTATTTTTTATTTAAAAATGGGGACAGCATACATATTGATCTTAGTTCAAAAGATCCCCATGCCAAAATTCTAAATAGGCAAGTACCTGTTTATGAAACCAATTTTGGAAAATGGAAACAAAATGAATTGTTTGGTGAAAAAGAACCTGCTAAAGAAAGGTTCTTCGATTATTGGTCACTAGTAAATGGAGGTTTTAGTTTGATAACCGGAGATGACATGGCCGAGGAGTTGCAACCAGTCAAGACCGAGGCTTTCAACGAGCTTGTTCTAGAAAATAACTTTATCGATTCCCTAGTTACAAAAGAGAGATTGGACAGATATACCGCATCGTATTTCAAGGCGAAAAACCAGATGCTAGACATGCTGCTGAACTTACATGGAATCAATTCTATTGATTGTACTAAGAAAGCGATGGTAACCCAAGCTTTTGAAGAAGCACATATTGGCTTGCCCACCCAAATGGGCAATACCGTTGCTTATACCTTTTGGGATGATTTTCTAAATACATTTTATGATAATTGTTTGAATAAAAGTGCAGTAGGTAGAAACCGTCTAAGGGAGTTTATTGCCTCAACAAATGAGTTCCCATCGACTATGCGTGACCTACTTGTTTTCAAGCACGCAGAGTGGATATTACAAACTTTATCAGTAGCAAAAGGTATTGAAATCTTGCAAGAACTCAGCAATAACCCTATGCATAAGGTATGGGTAGAACACTTTTCTAAGAAATATAACCTCGATCAAGGTTTCGATACCGAATGGTTAGTATATAGCAATAATGGTGAATCCATTACTTTCAACGAACTACTCTACAGGCATCACGGTAAATTGCTTTATATAGATATTTGGGCATCATGGTGCCACCCTTGTTTGGTTCAAATGCCATATTTTGAAAAGCTTAAAAGAGCATATAGTGTGAAAGGTGTTGACTTTATTTACATTTCGATTGACGAAAACCCAAAAAACTGGAAATGGGCAGAAGAAAAATATTTGTCTTTTGATAAGGGCAACAGTTACAGGGTAGATAGTTCAGGTTATGAGTTATTAAAAACGGAGTTTAACTTGAATACAGTTCCAAGAGATCTTCTATTTGGAAGAAATGGAGACCTGTTGCATTTGGATGCACCTCAACCAAGTTCCCTTGAGATACAACATACATTGGATGAAATTAATAGTGATTTTTAAATTATAAAATAGGGTTACCATCTAAGTGGCAATGCTAATAATTTGACTATAGGTTTTATGTTTACCTGTGGTCATTCTTATTAGTAATTTATCTAAGATAGTTCCTCTAAAATCTCTTCGGTTAAATCGAAAGAAATATTCGTTTATCTAGCTGAGATTACAGGAGTTTTTGTGCTGAGTTCCTGATTTTCCAGTGCGTCTAACATATATCTGGCAACACTTTTTCTACTGATCGTGAGTGCTGGTTTTGGTTCGTTTCCAAACGACTCTATAATATCTTGAATTTTCTTAGAATTGGTGAGACCAACCGGTCGGATAATCGTCCAGTTAAGGTCAGATTGCATGAGCAATTTTTCTTGTTTATCGTGGTCTTTATAAGCTACTTTGATATTGCTGTTATCAATCATCCACTTAAACCAAACTGGTAAATCATTATTAGTTTCACCAACTCCCCAAGCAGAGCAAAGCACTACTTTCTGAAAAGGATGCACATTAGCAAGGGTTAAAATGTTATGCATCACATTAGAAAGAAAGTTTTCTGGTGTTCGCAATTTTGCCCAAGGGAAATCAGATTTTCTAGAAATATTGAGTGTACTTATTAAGTAATGGCAACCTTTTGAGGCTTCGCATAAAGCCTGATAATCTGACGGATTTCCTTCAAATACCTGAAGGTTTTCATGCTGTACATGCACCTTGTTTTTATCTCGAACAAGGCAGTTCACTTTAAAGCCTCTATGTAATGAAGCGTCAAGAGTATGCCGTCCTGTGCGTCCAGTTGCACCGAGAATTAAGATTCGATTGAAAATTCTCATTTAGAAAATAATTTAACTACTAGGAACAGAAAGGAATGTTTAGTCGAATGGTAATAAGTCTGGTTCCAGATATTCTTTTTTTGCTTTCTCAGAAGTGAAAATATCGAAACCATAATGGCTATCGATCAAATCTTTAAAAGCATTTTTTAACCTGGGAGATTCTCGAATAAAGTCTTTAAAGTTATCTGCCGAAGATTTAAGCATAAAATGGTAAACTGCTTTTATCGCTGCTACAGTAACTGTTTTGTTGTATTTGTCTTTTAAACCAAGTTGTGATGCATAATTTTTAATTTGGCAGCAAATGTTATTGCAAGCTCTTTCCATGCCATAGTTGTGGAGGTGAATCCATGCAAGACGTAGGTGTGCTTCATGGCTAAACATGGCAGGGTCGAGTCTGCCTTCTTCAAACTGTAATTCAAATACAGCATCACTCAATTGAAAATGCTTTTCCATAAAATTATCTTCTAAAATTTGAGGACTAAATTTAATAAGAATTTTCTATTTTAAATAGAAAAAAATACTGGTTAGCAAACCTAACCAGTACTGTTAGTGAGTGATCTGCCGCTTTCATTTAGACTTTCATTAAACATGCCTGACAAATCGCTTCTATATGCGAAATATCAGTGCCACAGCAGCCACCATAAACCATAAGATTTGGTAATTTTTCGTGTAGTTTTATATACTGATGAGCCAAGTCGTGCTTATCTCCAGCATCTAAAGTTTTACATTCGTCTAAATCTGAATGACACTTGCAAGAAGCATTTGCTCTTACACCCATAATGCGTCTCGTCCAACTTTCATCAGGATCTAGCACATGTAAAAAATGCGTTGGATGCGCACAGTTTATCATATAGTAAAGCGGATAAGCTTCTGTAATTTCGTCGATCAAGCTAATGGCATCTTCAAGCGATTCGCCACTTGGTAGCCTCCCATCTGTTTCTAAAGTATAAGAAATTATTACTGGTAAATCTTCCCTCTGTGCTGCTTGGGTGATACCCAACGCTTCTGAAATGTTGCTCATCGTCATGGCAGTGGCAACATCAGCATTGCTGCTCTTAAAAGCATCTATTTGCAAGCTGTGGTAGTTATTGGCTATTTCTGGCGTCATCGACTCTGCCGGATTGTAAGCATCGTAACGAGGGCCAATGCAACCACTCACAAAAATTTGCTTTTGGTGTCCGGCAAACTGCCTGCTTAGGCGACGCATCTGATTGATAATTTTACTATTTATCTCAAACAGTTCTAATTGGTTATATCCTAGTTTTACACCGTAATCTATGTTGGCTCTCCAAGTCGGGCTCTCGAAAATAAAACCTGTATCATACTTCTTCGCCAAGTCGATATACTGCTGATAATAGTTAAGCAAAATGGCTTTGTGATTCCGGTTGTTAATGAGGTCGAAAGCAGCAAAATAGGGTAGTTCTATTCCATGCTTAAAAATGAGTGATGTTTCCAGCCCACCATCGGTAATAAATCTAGTCTTTAATGGTCTGTAAGAAAATTGGGTGTATGACATAGGATGTTAATGTGATAATTAAAAACAACTGAGTGTGATAGTGAGACCTACTAGAGACCTATTTGAACCTGTTTGGAGATATCCAAATTTGCCTTTTTGAAATGAATTATGCTAAAAATAGAGGTATACAAAAAGTGAACATCCATGAGAATAGATGTTTAAACAGCAATTAAGACATGTTTTGTGGGCAGAATCTAAAAAAAGAAGGAAATCAAAATTGAACTACAAGTAAAATTGTTTTCACAAATTGATTTATCTAATTTTCGACTCCAGTTTTTTATCTAGAATTTATGACATCAAAAAATTCATTTCACATCACACTGGCAGAATCCACAAAAGATTTAGAACAGATATTAGCGCTTCAGCAAAAGAACCATTTCCAAAATATTTCTTCAGAAGTAAAAGACCAAGAGGGCTTTGTAACGGTAGTGCATAATCTGGAATTACTTACCAGTATGAATTCCACTGCTAAACAAGTAATTGCCAAAGACGGAGACGAAGTGGTCGGTTATGCATTGGTAATGACAGAAGCTTTTCAAGATTTAATTCCTGTTTTAAAGCCCATGTTTGAGATGTTTAAAGACATTGATTTTAAGGGCAAAAAAGTAACCGAATACACCTACTATGTAATGGGGCAAATTTGCGTGGCAGAAGGCTATAGAGGTTCAGGAGTTTTTAGTAAGATGTATGCCAAACACAAAGAAGTGTATGCTAGCCAATTCGATCTATGTATTACAGAAGTTTCTACCAGTAATAAACGCTCAATGCGAGCACATGAGAAAGTAGGTTTTGTAACCGTGCATACCAATGCAGATGAGTTCGACGAATGGAATATTTTAGTTTGGGATTGGGAATGAATTTCCCATTTGAAACCATAAAAGTAAAATTGTTTCAAGATAAATAACCGAAAAGATGATGAAAATACTAGTAACAGGTTCTTCGGGAAGGTTAGGCAAAGAAATAGTAAAACTGTTAAGGCAAAATAACTATGAGGTTTTAGGTACAGATTTGGTTAAAAGTGAAACCACAGATGAAATACTGGATATCCGAAATTTGGATAGTGTATTGCAAATCACCAAATCGATAGATGCCATTATCCACACGGCGGCAATTCATGGGAAGCATTACGAACTCAATTATCCCAGAGAAGAATTTATTGCAGCCAACATCAACGGTACTTTTAACCTCTTAAAAGCTTGTGTGCAAAATGGTATTTCTAAACTGGTTTACACAAGTACCACTTCCATTTATGGAGAGGCAATGGTGGATAATAGCAAAGCTGTTTGGGTAACAGAAAAGTTAACACCGATTCCCCGAGACATCTACGACATTACCAAACTTACAGCCGAGTTACTGTGTAAAGATTATTTTGAGAAAGAGCAGATTGAAACCACCGTGTTACGCGTATCTCGCTTTTTACCAGAAATAGATAATTTAAAAGCTATTCATAGACTTTATCGCGGTTTAGATGAAGAAGATGGTGCAATGGCACACATGCTGGCTTTGCAAAAACATTTCGATTCTTTTGAAATCTTCAACATCTCTAACCACAGTGCATTTAAAGAAACTGATGTGGACATGTTGTACCAAAACCCGAAAGAGGTAATTTTGAAATACTATCCTCAAGCAGAGACTTTCTTTGAGCGAGAAAACTGGCAATTCCCTCAAAAAATAGACAGGGTATACGTGATTGAAAAAGCGATAAAGTTGTTGGGCTACAAACCGGCTCATAACTTCGAAACATTCTTAAAATAGCATTAAAAGTAGTTGACACATCAATAAACCTAGTGACAAATGACAGAGACTATAAAATTAGCCGATATAAAGGCAGTATTGTTTGATTTTGATGACACACTCGTTCAAACCACAAAAACGAAATATGAGGCTATAAAAGCTATTGGTAGCAGGTATTACAATCATCAATTTACAAATGAAATGATAGATGAACATTGGGGTATTGCTTTCAACAAGTTTTACCACAATCTTTTTGCTGATCTCGACACAGATATGAGTCGAGTAATGGAAAGAAGAACGATCGTAACCAAAGAGTTTCCTAATCAATTATTTTCAGATACCAATTCCACCTTATCCAGTTTAAAAAAGCAATGTAAACTGGGCATAGTTTCCGCCGCTTCTAAAGAAACTATTCATGCAGAAATTCATCAAACTGGTTTAGATATTTCGACTTTACAGTTTATTCAATCAGCAGATGATACAGATTTTCATAAACCAGACCCAAGGGTTTTTGAGCCTGCTTTAGCGCGACTAGAAAAAGAGCAAATTGATAAATCTGAGATTTTGTATGTAGGCGATTCGCTCAAAGATTTTTATGCAGCCAGAGATGCCGGATTACATTTTGTGGGCATTGCAAATGTGACAACCTCAGATGCTGTGTTCACTAAAGAGCGAGCAGCTTATGTAAATTCCCTCAACGAACTGCTAGCACTTGTGTAGCCAAAATGTTGATTTTCTGCAAAATTAACCTTATTTGGAGGTAAATTATCCAAATATGGTTATATTGGAACAGTTTAGAAAATTACGACATACGAGCGCGCTTACGAGCAAACGAATATCAATTTTAAAAGGGCTACATGAAAATATCTCGTAATGTAAAGTATGGAATTCTACTTGGAATCAGTTTGGTTGCTTGGGGTTTAATCAATCATCTGGTAAGGGTAAATTCGATAATGGCATTGCTATCTTCCATATTATTTTTTGGCATATATGGAGTAGTAATTATCAGTTATTTAAAATCTGAAAAAATTGAAAAGCTCACAGATTCATTTGTTAGCCTGTTAGTGGTTGGTTTAATTGGTATCGGTATTCTTTCGGCTGGTTACTTTGTAAATGCAACCATCATTTCGCCTACTTATCAGGCAGAAGAATTACAAAGCACGCAAAAGAAATGGGGTGAGTTGGGTTACACTGAGGCACAAGTACAAGAGCAAGTAGAATTGACTGATGTTTTTCAAAACCCGATGAGTTGGATGGTGGAATTGTTTAAGTTTAATTTCATGGTCTTTTTAACCATGCTTACATTGCTTTCTGGCTTATGGTTTATCCTCAACGAGTTTGGAGTAGCTCCTAAAATCAGTAGGCAAAGGGAGTGAATTTTTTGTATCTATCAAAGATGAAAACCTCAACCTCAAAAGTATTATTGATCACCGTTCAATTGCTTTTAATAGCTGGTTTTACATTTGGGCAAGATCAGTTAATGGAAGGTTGCGATTGTTTGTCTATAAACACCAAGTTTGAGCACTTTCGCTTTCCAATTCGTTTGGCAAAAGTTTACAACGATAGTTTAGACTTCTTTCCTGAAAGAGCAAAACCTTATCTGGTGGTTTCATCCAAACAAAATGTGAGTTATGATTATCTAATAAAAGGCATTAGGTTCTACCTGTATAATCCGACTGATTCTATTTTGATTATTGAAATAAATAAATCACATATAATGTGCGAAGCTCAGAACCAAGAAGGGAATTGGATAGAAATCGAAAAGAAAATCTCTTATGAAGTGCCTTTTTGCGGATGGGGATATGATGAGTCTGATTATTTAGTAAAATTGTCTAAAGGACAGTATTTAAAGCTAGTCGCTCCATGTTATAAAGGTTCTTTTAAAACATTTATTAGGTATAAATTTGTTACAGAAACAGGCGATACTATTTATACAAAAACGATTGAGGGTAGCATCAACGAAGAACTATTAGTAGGGAATTAACTGAAATTATTTTTTAATCCTAAAATCAACCAAGCCATGCAAGGTTTAAGAACAACTATTTACAAAGTTGGCGACATTGAAGAAGCAAAAAAATGGTACAGCGAAGTATTTGAAACCACTCCCTATTTTGATGAGCCTTTTTATGTGGGCTTTAACATAAAAGGTTACGAGTTGGGTTTGCAGCCCGAAGAACAGCCCGTAGTTGGTAAAGCCGAAAGTGTAGTAACTTATTGGGGAGTAGAAGAGATTGAGAAAGAATACGAAAGACTCGTTGCTCTGGGTGCAAGCAAACACGAAGACCCCGTAAACGTAGGTGGTGAGATTATGACAGCCACCGTAAAAGACCCTTGGGGAAACCTAATTGGCATTATCTACAATCCCGAATTTAAACTGGAAGAGTAATCTCTTTACTTTGAAAAACCTAAACGAGAGTTAAACGCTCAATTATTTGCTCAATCTGACTCAGTTTTTAATATTTGTTGATCGAATTTTAACAAAAAAAAGAACCATGAGTCAGATTGAAACTAACTGGAATCCCGAACTTTATAATAACAAATACGCCTTTGTTTACGGATATGGAGAAAGCCTTATAGAATTGCTAAATCCACAAAAAGATGAGCGAATTCTTGATGTAGGCTGCGGTTCCGGACAACTGACTCAAAAAATTGCTGAGCTTGCCAAAGAAGCTGTCGGTCTCGATTATTCAGCCGATATGATTGCCGATGCTAAAGCAAAATTCCCAGAGGTAACTTTTAAAGTAGCCAGTGCTGCCGATTTCGAATTCGACGAAATGTTTGATGCTTTGTTTTCTAATGCCGCTTTGCACTGGGTAACCAGCTACAAAGAAGCTGCTCAATGTATGTACAAAAGCCTTAAAACAGGTGGTAGATTAGTTTTAGAAATGGGTGGCAAAGGCAATGTAGGCATTGTAGTAAGCGAACTAAAAAATCAATTAGTAATCAAAGGTTATCCAACTCAGGCAGCAATGGAGCTTTGGTATTTTCCATCAGTAGGGGAGTATGCTTCTGTTTTAGAAGAGGCTGGCTTTAGAGTCACTTTTGCCCAGCACTACGACAGACCCACCGAACTGGCAGATGCTGCTACTGGTATTAAAGACTGGCTTTCTATGTTTGGTAAAACCTTTTTCGAAGGAGTTGCCCCAGAAGATATAGAAAGCATAAAAGAAGCCGTACAGCAAAATGTAAAATCAAGCTGCTTTGTAGATGGCAAATGGTATGCAGACTACAAAAGACTAAGAATTATCGCTGTTAAGGAGTGATGTGATTTCACTCCTTATCCTATTTTTATTGCTCTCGACTCTACTTCTTAGAAAAAGCTAATGTTAATCCTAAAGCAGCGAGCACACTTACTTTGCTCCATTTGGTAATGTTCCAAAACTTATCGCTGTTGAGTACACCAGTTAATTTACTAGCTAACACAGAAATAAATGCAAAGATGAGTATGGCTTGAATCATAAAGATGAATCCAAGAACCAACATTTGATAAGAGGCAGCAAAACCTGTGTTGCTAATAAATTGAGGCAAAAAGGCGATAAAAAACAGGGAAACTTTTGGGTTCAATACATTCATAAAGAAACCCTTTCTCACTAGTTGTAAAAAGCTTTTTTCAGGCTCTTTTTTAATGGCATCAATCCCGATAACAGGCTTTTTATCTTTTACAGCCATTACTGCCAAATAGAAAAGATAGGCAGCACCTAAATATTTAATCACAGAAAAGGCAATCGCAGATTTTTGAATAATGATTGAAAGACCAGTAGCAGCGGCAATAGTATGAATCAATATTCCAGAACTCAAACCTATTGAAATGGCGATTCCATTTCTTTGCCCTTTGGTAATGCTTTCAGTAAGCACAAAAATATTATCGGGCCCCGGCATAACGGTGAGCAATATCGAAGCTCCTATAAATGATAAAATTAACTCTATCTCCATAATTTTTTATTTATGGTAAATATATAAATATTTAGATTGGAGCAGTTGCGATTTGCTGTAAATTAGAATGAAGAGTAAGAATAGAGGAGGTTTACGCTTCAGCTAGATGCTTTATTTTTAAAAGAACTTCAGCCCAAAATTCGTCAGAGCGGTTTTTCTGCTTCTCTGTAGGTATGTTATCTTCAGAAATGCTTAATTGACTCATTCCATTCATTTCTTCTAAATCAAACGTCCAAGTTCTATAGTTTTCGGGTTCGTCAGGTAAGCCATCAAAATTACTCCAATGAGAATATTGAAGTTGCGTATTTGGTACTACACAGAGAAGAATACCTTTTTCCTGATATTTATTTCCATTATATTCTCCTGTAAAGGTAATCGGGCTACCAACCTTCCAATCTGTTTCTATTTCTGCTCCAAAGAAATACGATTTTGCTATTTCAGGTGTAACTAGTATCTCCCAAATCCTAGTTGCCGATGCTTTTATTTTAATTGAAGATTTCGAAATCAAGTTTCTTGTTTTTATTCTAATTTATAAAGATTTAATTAGATAATCTTTGCTTCAAATAATTCAGCTAAATACTTCTTACTTTTTATACTTTCATATTTAAATCCTCCTAATACCATTGCATAACCAAAAATAAGCATTCCAAAAGGGATTAAGGACATTGGTTCAAAATTTTCATTGTTTAAATAATAAGAAATAACAGCTAAACTAGCTATTCCCACTCCCCCAAACCATATGAACATAAAGACTATGACAAACGAATGCAATCTCATTTTCACATTGACCTTTGTTCCATTCATTTCTTCTTCTAAGGTTCCAGTTATTATTGGGATAAAGGAGTTTCTATATCCAATAATGCGATTTATTTTAAATGACATATTATGGATACTGCCTTCATAAGGTTTGTGCTCACTGTTACCAAAAAATCCATTCATTCTAAAAGTCTTTTTTGGCTCAACAACTTCGTTGAGTCTATCAACTATCTCGTTGGTATTAAGCTTAGTTTGATAAGTTATGTCTTCAAGTGGCAGATATTTCATTATTAATGTATCCAATGTTTAGGGTAAAATACAATTCAAATAACAAAATACATTGATTTTTGCTCTTTCAGACTAATTATTCACTCATTTCTAATTGTGTTGAGAAAATAAAAACCATCCCCACAATCGCAATAAAGCCATTGCAGGGATGAGTTCACTAACTTCTAGAATAAATCGGTTTTTAAGATAGCGCCGTTGCTAGCATTAGTTACCAATGCTCTATATTGACGTAACCAACTTGAGTTTAATTCTTTTTTTATCGGAACAAACTCCGCTTTTCTTTTGGCAATTTCTTCGTCACTCAAATTCACCGATAAAATATATTTATCTACATCGATGTGGATTTCGTCTCCATCTTTCACTAATCCGATCATACCACCTTCGGCAGCTTCTGGACTCACATGGCCAATACTTGCACCTCTAGTAGCACCACTAAAGCGACCATCGGTAATTAAAGCTACCTTATCGCCTAAGCCCATTCCCATAATTAAAGAGGTTGGAGCCAACATCTCTTGCATACCCGGACCACCTTTAGGACCTTCGTATCGGATTACAACTACATTACCAGCTTTAACTTTGCCATTAATAATGCCTTGTATGGCTTCTGACTGACCATCGAAACAAACAGCAGTGCCAGTAAATACTCTATCGCCAGTAATACCAGCAGTTTTAATTACTGCGCCTTCTTCTGCCAAATTACCATACAAAATAGCAAGCCCACCCACTTCTGAATAAGGATTATCTACTGTGTGGATAATATTGGTGTCTTGAATGGTTGCATCTTTAATTTTTTCCAGAATTGTTTCTCCTGTAATGGTGAGGTTATTTGCCAGAATATTTTCACCTCTTTTGGTCATC includes these proteins:
- a CDS encoding carboxypeptidase-like regulatory domain-containing protein → MKMNKIYHVLILLLFCAQTSASQDIITIKGRVQDNGEPLANVACFLKNNNYIGDLTDKEGHFSLILPKVLLYDSLVISCMGFDKQVLPLTSIAIQDGSINISLIPTTTLLPEVVIRSDEDMLKELMLSAFSKIAKNYPKKAHQLEGFYRKVSTRDHQFTHLQEASITIQDKGYHTDPSGSKIRINEFRQSQEWDERDSLLEIYIDKSAEALVEKFNVPIHPMKKIYEQSYLRMFKQPSTHFNLASFKKYIDQYQCELVDLIVTEGDTVYQIAFRSVQSPLPLNNTTYVKINAKDLAIVEYQFNHWGGEWSQLVKFKKFDGRYYPQMIQTTQPRIIDRDIHLERMDIETIWFDSPKTKTFQKIKSNAAIDRTKTPVQLEEPYAPDFWSKYKIHQEHPLEQGVKKSLEMHRSLDDQFKSPKSPHAKYEN
- a CDS encoding TlpA family protein disulfide reductase; the protein is MKTSDITKLLLILLMPIMVMSCKDGQTRNEGKIVLTFENPSKKKILLTYIDDWSIPHKMAVQDITNQIKIPTLRPYLDISLQDKSGLTSYFLFKNGDSIHIDLSSKDPHAKILNRQVPVYETNFGKWKQNELFGEKEPAKERFFDYWSLVNGGFSLITGDDMAEELQPVKTEAFNELVLENNFIDSLVTKERLDRYTASYFKAKNQMLDMLLNLHGINSIDCTKKAMVTQAFEEAHIGLPTQMGNTVAYTFWDDFLNTFYDNCLNKSAVGRNRLREFIASTNEFPSTMRDLLVFKHAEWILQTLSVAKGIEILQELSNNPMHKVWVEHFSKKYNLDQGFDTEWLVYSNNGESITFNELLYRHHGKLLYIDIWASWCHPCLVQMPYFEKLKRAYSVKGVDFIYISIDENPKNWKWAEEKYLSFDKGNSYRVDSSGYELLKTEFNLNTVPRDLLFGRNGDLLHLDAPQPSSLEIQHTLDEINSDF
- a CDS encoding NAD(P)-dependent oxidoreductase — protein: MRIFNRILILGATGRTGRHTLDASLHRGFKVNCLVRDKNKVHVQHENLQVFEGNPSDYQALCEASKGCHYLISTLNISRKSDFPWAKLRTPENFLSNVMHNILTLANVHPFQKVVLCSAWGVGETNNDLPVWFKWMIDNSNIKVAYKDHDKQEKLLMQSDLNWTIIRPVGLTNSKKIQDIIESFGNEPKPALTISRKSVARYMLDALENQELSTKTPVISAR
- a CDS encoding homocysteine S-methyltransferase family protein, which codes for MSYTQFSYRPLKTRFITDGGLETSLIFKHGIELPYFAAFDLINNRNHKAILLNYYQQYIDLAKKYDTGFIFESPTWRANIDYGVKLGYNQLELFEINSKIINQMRRLSRQFAGHQKQIFVSGCIGPRYDAYNPAESMTPEIANNYHSLQIDAFKSSNADVATAMTMSNISEALGITQAAQREDLPVIISYTLETDGRLPSGESLEDAISLIDEITEAYPLYYMINCAHPTHFLHVLDPDESWTRRIMGVRANASCKCHSDLDECKTLDAGDKHDLAHQYIKLHEKLPNLMVYGGCCGTDISHIEAICQACLMKV
- a CDS encoding GNAT family N-acetyltransferase, whose translation is MTSKNSFHITLAESTKDLEQILALQQKNHFQNISSEVKDQEGFVTVVHNLELLTSMNSTAKQVIAKDGDEVVGYALVMTEAFQDLIPVLKPMFEMFKDIDFKGKKVTEYTYYVMGQICVAEGYRGSGVFSKMYAKHKEVYASQFDLCITEVSTSNKRSMRAHEKVGFVTVHTNADEFDEWNILVWDWE
- a CDS encoding NAD-dependent epimerase/dehydratase family protein — translated: MMKILVTGSSGRLGKEIVKLLRQNNYEVLGTDLVKSETTDEILDIRNLDSVLQITKSIDAIIHTAAIHGKHYELNYPREEFIAANINGTFNLLKACVQNGISKLVYTSTTSIYGEAMVDNSKAVWVTEKLTPIPRDIYDITKLTAELLCKDYFEKEQIETTVLRVSRFLPEIDNLKAIHRLYRGLDEEDGAMAHMLALQKHFDSFEIFNISNHSAFKETDVDMLYQNPKEVILKYYPQAETFFERENWQFPQKIDRVYVIEKAIKLLGYKPAHNFETFLK
- a CDS encoding HAD family hydrolase, which gives rise to MTETIKLADIKAVLFDFDDTLVQTTKTKYEAIKAIGSRYYNHQFTNEMIDEHWGIAFNKFYHNLFADLDTDMSRVMERRTIVTKEFPNQLFSDTNSTLSSLKKQCKLGIVSAASKETIHAEIHQTGLDISTLQFIQSADDTDFHKPDPRVFEPALARLEKEQIDKSEILYVGDSLKDFYAARDAGLHFVGIANVTTSDAVFTKERAAYVNSLNELLALV
- a CDS encoding VOC family protein; the protein is MQGLRTTIYKVGDIEEAKKWYSEVFETTPYFDEPFYVGFNIKGYELGLQPEEQPVVGKAESVVTYWGVEEIEKEYERLVALGASKHEDPVNVGGEIMTATVKDPWGNLIGIIYNPEFKLEE